In Flavobacterium luteolum, the DNA window AGGAAAAGTAACATTTATGTTTTTTAAATTGTTTTCGCGTGCGCCAATAATATCAATATGATTTTTGAATTTTCTTCTTTTTTTCGGAACAGAAATTTCTAAATCACCATTTAAATATTTTGCTGTTAAAGAATCCGATTTTAAAATTTCATTATAAGTTCCTTGTGCAACCAATTTTCCTCCAAAAGTTCCAGCTTCTGGACCAATGTCAATAATCATATCGGCAGCTTTCATAATATCTTCGTCATGTTCAACCACAATTACGGTGTTGCCAAGATCACGAAGAGAAAGCAGTACTTTGATCAGTCTTTCAGAATCTTTTGGGTGCAGACCAATACTTGGCTCGTCGAGAATATACATGGATCCAACCAAACTGCTTCCAAGAGAAGTTGCAAGGTTAATTCGCTGAGATTCTCCCCCCGAAAGAGTTGCAGAATTTCTATTGAGAGTAAGATAATCTAATCCAACTTCGGTTAAAAAAGACAAACGATTATTGATTTCGACCATTAATCGTTTGGCAATTTGCTGTTCGTACTGATTTAATTCAATGTTTTTGAAGAAAGTAACCAAATGTTTAATTGGTAAATCAACAAGATCAGAAACCGTTTTTCCATTAATTTTTACGTAAGATGCTTCTTCACGCAGACGTTTGCCTTTACAGACATGACATTTCGTTTTTCCGCGGTAACGCGAAAGCATTACACGATTTTGGATCTTATAATTTTTTTCTTCTAATTCTCTAAAGAAATCATTTAGCCCTTGGAAATATTGATTTCCAGTCCAGATTAAATCCTTTTGTTCTTCTGTTAGTTGAAAATAAGGCTTGTGAATTGGGAAATCAAATTTATAAGCATGTTTTACCAATTCATCTTTATACCAGCTCATGCTTTCGCCGCGCCACGGATAAATTGCACTTTCATAAATAGACAATGCTGTGTTTGGAATTACAAGGTCGGCATCAATACCGATTATATTTCCATAGCCTTCACAAACAGGGCAAGCTCCGTAGGGATTATTAAAACTGAATAAATGAACATTTGGCTCTAGAAAAGTCATTCCGTCAAGTTCAAAATTATTCGAATATGAAAATCTTTTCTCTGCATTTAATTCTTGCAAATAACAGAGTCCCTTGCCTTCAAAAAAAGCGGTCTGAACGGCATCTGCCAGACGATTGTAAAACTCTTCTTCTTCCTTTACAACAATACGGTCAATAATTAACAATATGTCTTTATTGTCGAATTGATGTAAATCTGAAGCCGAAAATTCATCTAAACGAATCATTTCATTATCAACCAAAATACGAGCAAAACCTTGCTGTAAAAGTACTTTTAGTTTGTCTTCGAGCTGTCTTCCTTCTTCAAGATGAATAGGGGCAAGCAACAGCCATCTGCTATCGAGCGGAAGACTTTTAACGTCGGAAATAACATCAGTAACTGTATTTTTTTTGACTTCCTGTCCAGAAATAGGAGAGTAGGTGCGTCCGATTCTAGCAAACAAAAGTTTGATGTAATCGTAAATTTCTGTCGAAGTCCCAACTGTAGAACGGGCATTAGTTGTATTTACTTTTTGCTCAATCGCAATAGCAGGAGCAATACCTTTTATGTATTCTACTTTTGGTTTGTCTAAACGGCCTAAAAACTGACGAGCATAAGATGACAAGCTTTCTACATAACGTCTTTGTCCTTCGGCATATAAAGTATCAAAAGCTAAACTCGATTTTCCTGATCCTGAAAGACCTGTAATAACTACCAGTTTATTTCTAGGAATAACAACATCTACATTTTTCAAGTTATGTACCTGTGCTCCTTTAATTATAATATTTGATTTTGGATCTATTTTAGAAAGGTCAATTTGCATAAAAAAGTCAATTTTTACAAAAGTAAACAATTTTGAATTGGATTTTGTTAAGGATTTAGTTCCAAATCTTAACTATTTTATCATAATTAAAATGCCTTTTGGTCGGCCTATTTAAGTTCAAAGAATTTGATTCTAGTATACAAAAACATGCTGCTTAAAGTCTTTTTGAGAAAAATATCAAATAATAATCAATTTATTCCGATAAAATTTGTAATTTGAATTTAGATTTAGTGCAATCGTTAAGTTTTATCTTGCTAATTATAAGTAAATTACGCTTTGTGTTTGAATTTTTTCACGAGCTTTTGTTTTACGGATTTTTAGCTCTTTTTAGGTAAAATTTATATTTATTGTACATTAATAAAAGTTTTACTAATAATAATTAATGATTTTATTTGCTTTTTAAAAGTAAAATTTGTTAAATTTGGTCACAATATTAACATAACCCAAAAAAGGCACGCCTATATAAGAAAACTACTTTTTAGAAAATACTCCAAATTTTAAAACAAAACTAAAAAAGTAGTTATTATGGCTGATCTGCATACTCCAGACGCTCTATTAGTAAAAAATTATGTTGACGGTAGCGAAGCTGCACTGGCAACATTAATAAAAAGGCACGAATCTAAGATATATGGTTTTATATATTCTAAGATTGCTGATAGAGATATTTCAAATGATATTTTTCAAGACACATTCATTAAAGTTATTAAAACTTTAAAAAGCAATTCGTATAATGAAGAAGGTAAATTCTTGCCTTGGGTAATGCGTATTTCTCATAACTTAATCGTAGATCATTTTCGAAAAACTAAGAAAATGCCAATGTACAGAGAAACAGAAGAGTTTTCTATTTTCTCTATTATGTCAGACGATGCATTGACAATAGAAGGCAAAATGATTGTAGACCAAGTCGAGATTGATTTAAAAAAACTAATCGAAGAACTTCCAGAAGATCAAAAAGAAGTACTGGTAATGCGTATGTATCAGGATATGAGTTTTAAAGAAATCTCAGAAGTAACTGGCGTAAGCATCAATACTGCACTAGGGAGAATGCGTTATGCGTTAATGAATTTGAGAAAAATAATAGAAAAACATCAAATTATTTTAACCAACTAATACTATTTTGATAATTAGCCCGTTATACTAGTATAAAACATTTTGAATAGTATGGGGAAAATTTACTCAAAAAAAGCACAAGCTTCTAAAAATCTTAAACCTAAAAAAGAAGTCGTTTCTTTTTTATTGAATTATTCTAAAGCCTTGACAGTAGTTAAGATTGACGATAAAAATTTTGAGATTATAGCTAACTAAACAGCCCACTGCTCCTGTCGGATGTTTATTAAAACAAACCAAATGGTCGTTTTGGTTGAAGAACTCACTGTTCGTATATTTCATTATACAAACAGTGAGTTTTTTGTTTGTTTATATTCATAAATAAAAAATATAAGTATTTTACAGCATTTTTCTTCTGTTTTGTTAAAATTTAATATTATGATGGGAATTAATGTGTTTATTTGTTTTTTAATTCTATTTTAGTTAAAAAACTATTTTTTTATTCGTTTAATGTGCTTTTTATAAGTGTTATTCGTATTGAGAAATTTGTTTGTTTAAAATAATAAACTAAGAATTAAATATTTAACCCCAAAAAACTATTTATGAAAAAAAACTACCCTACTTTATTTCGTTAGGTTTTGATGCTAATTTGATTTTGAGGAAAATATTTGAACCAGCAAATGTTTACTCAAGAAAATAGTAAGGATAATTTTTAAACCAGTTTAATTATCTGTTTTGCTATTTCTTAAAAGAAAATAAGAAAATCATTTAACCACCAAAACTCAACCGCAAAATGAAAGACAATATTAAAGTGCTGTCATGCTTATTGATGATAAGTATTGGCGCATTTGCACAGAAAGACAAAATTAAAGAAGCTCAGTCTTTATTTGATAAAGGAAATAGCCAAGAAGCTTTGGCAATTTTAACTAAAACAGAATATCTTATTCTTAATGCTTCTGATGAAGATAAATCAGATTACTACTTCTTAAAAGGAAACGTTTTAAAAGACTTAGCTGTAAAAAATATTGATGCAGCTAATAATTTTACATTAGCGTCGCAATCGTACCAAGATGTGTTTTTATACGAAAACGAATCAGGAAAATTTAAATGGACAGTTAAAGCAAATATGGCTTTAAAAGATATGAAAGCCAGTCTAGTAAACGGAGCAATGGCCGATTTTAATGCTGGAAAATTTAAAGAGAGTGCAGAAAAAAGTTATAAAGTATATCT includes these proteins:
- the uvrA gene encoding excinuclease ABC subunit UvrA; its protein translation is MQIDLSKIDPKSNIIIKGAQVHNLKNVDVVIPRNKLVVITGLSGSGKSSLAFDTLYAEGQRRYVESLSSYARQFLGRLDKPKVEYIKGIAPAIAIEQKVNTTNARSTVGTSTEIYDYIKLLFARIGRTYSPISGQEVKKNTVTDVISDVKSLPLDSRWLLLAPIHLEEGRQLEDKLKVLLQQGFARILVDNEMIRLDEFSASDLHQFDNKDILLIIDRIVVKEEEEFYNRLADAVQTAFFEGKGLCYLQELNAEKRFSYSNNFELDGMTFLEPNVHLFSFNNPYGACPVCEGYGNIIGIDADLVIPNTALSIYESAIYPWRGESMSWYKDELVKHAYKFDFPIHKPYFQLTEEQKDLIWTGNQYFQGLNDFFRELEEKNYKIQNRVMLSRYRGKTKCHVCKGKRLREEASYVKINGKTVSDLVDLPIKHLVTFFKNIELNQYEQQIAKRLMVEINNRLSFLTEVGLDYLTLNRNSATLSGGESQRINLATSLGSSLVGSMYILDEPSIGLHPKDSERLIKVLLSLRDLGNTVIVVEHDEDIMKAADMIIDIGPEAGTFGGKLVAQGTYNEILKSDSLTAKYLNGDLEISVPKKRRKFKNHIDIIGARENNLKNINVTFPLDVLTVVTGVSGSGKSTLIKKILFPAVQKKLESASEKAGQFTEISGSFSQIKHIEYVDQNPIGRSSRSNPVTYIKAYDDIRDLYAKEKLSKIRGYQAKHFSFNVDGGRCETCKGEGSINVEMVFMADVSLPCETCGGKRFKKEILEVTFDNQNINDILTMTIDDAIAFFEKNKQAKITQKLQPLQDVGLGYVQLGQSSSTLSGGEAQRIKLASFLVKGATKDKALFVFDEPTTGLHFHDIKKLLASFDALIEKGHSIIVIEHNLDLIKCADWILDLGPEGGENGGHLLASGTPEEIVKVKESVTGVYLKDKL
- a CDS encoding RNA polymerase sigma factor translates to MADLHTPDALLVKNYVDGSEAALATLIKRHESKIYGFIYSKIADRDISNDIFQDTFIKVIKTLKSNSYNEEGKFLPWVMRISHNLIVDHFRKTKKMPMYRETEEFSIFSIMSDDALTIEGKMIVDQVEIDLKKLIEELPEDQKEVLVMRMYQDMSFKEISEVTGVSINTALGRMRYALMNLRKIIEKHQIILTN